A genomic window from Accipiter gentilis chromosome 1, bAccGen1.1, whole genome shotgun sequence includes:
- the GALNT3 gene encoding polypeptide N-acetylgalactosaminyltransferase 3 isoform X2, translating to MALKKTPKLFKKLFFHWKLWKFSIIVFVFLVFLFLLQKEVGVQDFKDEAGIEPVVGKKSHVLGLMLNAMNNIKGAKPKMQIKAPVRQTKITGERRCLPGHYTAVELKPFLDRPLQDPNAPGASGKAFKPINLSSEEQKEKQRGEEKHCFNAFASDRISLHRDLGPDTRPPECIEQKFKRCPPLPTTSIIIVFHNEAWSTLLRTVHSVMYTSPAILLKEIILVDDASVDEYLHDKLDEYVKQFQIVKVVRQKERKGLITARLLGASAATGETLTFLDAHCECFYGWLEPLLARIAENPVAVVSPDIASIDLNTFEFSKPSPYGHSHNRGNFDWSLSFGWESLPKHENKRRKDETYPIRTPTFAGGLFSISKDYFEHIGSYDEEMEIWGGENIEMSFRVWQCGGQLEIMPCSVVGHVFRSKSPHTFPKGTQVITRNQVRLAEVWMDEYKEIFYRRNTEAAKIVKQKTFGDISKRLDLRHRLQCKNFTWYLSNVYPEAYVPDLNPLFSGYLKNTGNRMCLDVGENNHGGKPLIMYSCHGLGGNQDSHCQGRWWESGQ from the exons atggctttgaaaaaaacacctaaactattcaagaaattattttttcactggAAACTTTGGAAGTTTAGCATTATTGTGTTTGTCTttctggtatttttatttttattacaaaaagaaGTGGGTGTTCAAGATTTTAAAGATGAAGCAGGGATTGAGCCAGTTGTTGGGAAGAAAAGTCATGTATTAGGTCTCATGTTAAATGCTATGAACAATATCAAAGGTGCAAAGCCAAAAATGCAGATAAAAGCACCTGTTAGGCAAACTAAGATTACTGGAGAGAGACGCTGTTTGCCAGGTCACTATACTGCAGTGGAACTAAAACCCTTTCTAGATCGACCCCTTCAAGATCCTAATGCTCCTGGAGCTTCTGGTAAAGCATTTAAACCTATCAACTTAAGttcagaagaacagaaagaaaaacagcgtggagaagaaaaacactgttttAATGCATTTGCAAGTGATAGGATTTCTTTACACCGAGATCTTGGACCAGACACTCGACCTCCTGA GTGTATTGAACAAAAGTTCAAGCGTTGCCCGCCATTGCCAACCACAAGTATTATAATAGTTTTCCATAATGAAGCATGGTCTACTCTACTCAGAACCGTTCACAGTGTGATGTACACATCTCCTGCCATACTACTAAAGGAGATTATTTTGGTGGATGATGCCAGTGTAGATG AATACTTGCATGATAAACTAGATGAATATGTGAAACAATTTCAAATAGTTAAAGTAGTCcgtcaaaaggaaagaaagggtcTAATCACTGCACGGTTGTTGGGAGCTTCAGCAGCAACAGGAGAGACCCTCACCTTTCTGGATGCTCACT GTGAATGCTTTTATGGCTGGCTAGAGCCATTATTGGCAAGAATAGCTGAGAACCCTGTTGCTGTTGTAAGCCCTGATATTGCTTCTATAGATCTCAATACTTTTGAATTCAGTAAACCATCTCCTTATGGGCACAGCCACAACAGAGGAAATTTTGACTGGAGTTTGTCATTTGGATGGGAGTCTCTTcctaaacatgaaaataaaagaagaaaagatgaaaccTATCCAATTCG AACACCTACTTTTGCTGGAGGTCTCTTTTCAATATCAAAAGACTACTTTGAACACATTGGAAGCTATGATGAAGAAATGGAAATATGGGGAGGTGAAAATATAGAAATGTCTTTCAGA GTATGGCAATGTGGTGGACAGTTGGAGATCATGccttgctctgttgttggccatGTCTTTCGCAGCAAGAGTCCCCATACTTTCCCAAAAGGTACTCAAGTGATCACACGTAATCAAGTCCGCCTTGCAGAAGTGTGGATGGATGaatataaagaaattttttaccgAAGAAACACAGAGGCAGCAAAAATTGTGAAACAA aaaacatttggaGACATTTCAAAAAGACTTGATTTAAGGCACCGTCTGCAGTGTAAAAATTTTACCTGGTATCTCAGTAATGTTTATCCAGAAGCATATGTGCCAGACCTGAATCCTTTGTTTTCTGGATAT